The window AAACAAACGAAAACCCTAATCCAATGAGAACATTAAACAAAGGTCCAGCATAACACCCTGACATGGCAATCTGAGTCCCATGGGCCCCACCATAAACAGCCATAGCCACATTGGATGTCAGGTCTCCAATTGAGTTCCCCCAAGCTAGGATAGTGAGCCCTATAATTGAAGGGCTCATTCCAATTATGTTCCCTAGGGATTCTAACAAAGAGACTAATTCATCAGCAGTGAGGTATGTCCAAGTGACACTCATTAGAAACCCTAGTGCATACCAAAGAACTAAACACTTTTGTGGTGGCGCTGTACTACTTGTGAAGGCAAATGTACAAGTCCCTAAAGCTATCCCAATTGACCCCACAACAAAGTATATCACCATGCTAGATTTTAACCCTAGTTTCCCATATTGCGTGTTCCAGATTAGAGCCACCATTAATGGCGCTAATGCGACTGACATCACAAGAAAGGGTTTGGACCATTTCTCTTTTGTTATCACTGGTATTGTAAGCCTTCTGGGTATGTAAATTGGCATGTTGATTACATAGAAAAATGTGACTATCCACCTTTTTGGGTCATCGGGTACAACTTGTTCTTCAAAATGTACAGGCTTTTCTGAAGGATGTATAACATTTTCTTCGTCGACGACAGAACCCAATAATGGTACTCTTGTGCTCTGAATCTGATCATCCTCATCAGCAACATCAATGACTGTCTTGTGTTTTTTCATCGTGTTGAAATGCATGTAAGAAACTAATAAGATGTAAATTATGTAAGTGGAAACGAAAAAAAGTGATGACCAAAAGGTGATTTTTCCGATGATGATGATTATGAGGAGATTAGAGAGTGTGAAGAGAAGAAACACAACGTCCCGGATGAAATTGGGTTTATCAACGATGACGATTCTCCGACGGTATGTGATTAATAGGCTGAGAACTCCGACGACGACGGTGGAAACGAAAATCGCCCCACCTAATATGCTGTTAAGCCCGATATCTCCGCCGTCGGTGGATGTGGTGAAGGCGATTATGCTGGAGAAGACATCTGTTGATCCGTTTCCTAATGGAAGCAAAGTGGTTCCCGCGATTGCCGGAGAGAGGTTGAGTGTTTTGGACAAGTGTTCGACTGCAGGGCAGAAGTATTCCGACGCTGTGTTGCTTAGAATATAGAACAGAACAACGAGCCATAGAAGTAGAAAGATGAAACCCAGTTGAGGAAACTGTGAAAAATTACAGTAGAAGATTTGTAGGTAGTTGATGTATCCTTTTGGGATACACCCGGTGTTTGTTTTTACGTAATTGCATTTGGAGATTGGGGAGTTTTGCTGGTGGATAGCGGTGCAAGTGGCGGTGGTTATGGCGGTTTCGCCATAGGAGGTTGGGGTGGAGGTGATGATAAGGATGAGAGTGAGTTTGAAAAAGGAGGACATCACCATTGAAGAGCAAGGTGATGGTAGGTGAAGAGATGAAGATGATCAGAAAAATCCATGATTTCAAGGTTAAATTGTAGTATATAATTTGAATTATTGGAGGTGATTTATCAACTTATGGTCCAAAGAGATGGGCACAAACTTGTATGGTGAACTGTACAAGACTACAAGGTTACAAGTTACAACTTACAAGGGACAAAATTTCATTAGAGACCCTTAACATTTGTAAAGATACAATTTAGGTCCTAAGTTTCTAATCATTGTACACTTTTTCGAAAAGGGTAAATACTATATATatccttttttatttttcaaaattgaCATTTTACATCCTTTTAATTTACATATTTGATATTTAAAACTTTTAaccatttttttatataaatctaAGTTTAACCATACTTTTTGTATAATATTTaggtttttttaatttattgcaaattttgatttttttaaaaccaTAATTTTGcaaattaaattatattttaccttttattaataataaatttgTTACACCATAAGATTTTTTAACATCATAATTTTCCAAATATAGATCTATTTTAACTTTGAACATGTTAATTCATTTGTTGGTGTAATGGTTACTTCTAAACCTACATTATGTCACAAGTTGAGGTACTAGGTATAATTTTTGTaacaaatttataatttttttaattgttataaAATATCGTATAAAAatggttaaaaaaataaaagttaaagattaaaaataaaaataaagagtaAATTGAGTAATTTTTGTATAAAACTATATACAACAATCATTAGATCCTATCAGATGTTGATAATGTTCGTTAAGTGATAAAAGCCCTCTAATTGTACTTTGAAGCAAAAggataaaatggaaaatgtaaTATTTCGGGCTCTTTGCATTGATTATGGTTTTATTTCGACATGTATAAATTCAAAAGTGATGAGATAGGGTTGTGGGGTTTGTCAATACATTCGCGTGTATATAAAGatcattgaaaatggatttgaaacaaagaagttatgattgtttgaatTTGGAGTGGAAGTAGGCGAAAACTCACGGTCACAAGGTGACAAGAATGTTATCACAAGGTGAGAGCCGTGGCGAGGTAACAAGCAGATTGTCATGAGGTGAGCGATGGGCAGCCCACGCCCacaagtttttagggttttcaaggtaTTTAAGGGTAGGGATTCATGTTTTAAGGTGTTTTATTAACCTCTATCATTCTTAGAACTCCTTAGGAGCAACACTAGCATCCATCTTTAATATTTGAgctcctcccctctcctctttcCTCTTTTGGATGTTTTAATGGTGTTTTTTTAtgaagcttgaagatcaagaaggttcttTTGGTTTTTGGCACTTTTGTGAGTATAAAGTTCATATCTTACTCTTAAGTTccttagatctcttcatttgtggtttttggcacttttggtccattttatgggTAATCATGGAGTTGAGTGGACACCAACATCTTTTGATCAGTCTGGAATGTTTCTTAGACCTCGTGGACTAGGAAAGTTACGATCTTTTGTCTTCCCTTTTAGCCACACAAGTTATCTTGGTCATTTTGGTGTATTatagtttagatcttgaaagtttgagatattattatggataaagttggaaactttatccagctaaacatcatgttgattcataactgaaggttggagactaagacttaatggattaagttgagaaagatgcattaTTTGTCCCTTTAAGACTAAGAGACTaaatcttggttgtttggaccatcctaatgaATAAAGTCAGAAACTTTATCCGTTATTAAGTTATTAGGAACCAAATCTGATGATATGAGTTTTGGTATTTAAgggttaagctcttaatgaaggaAAATTCTTTTAACTGCAACCACGACGTGGGGGCACGCTGCAATGCGTCTATTTTTTCTGGATGTAGCCACGATGTGGAAAAGGAATTGTCATGATGTGGGGATCATCTGAgatgactttgaccattgactttttgattaGTTTGAATTTTGGTAAAACTTGGCTATAATTAAGTATTTGACTAAGGACTGGTCTCAGATTGGATTTAGGAAGCTTGGGTTGGCTGTTATGTTTCTAAGGTAGTTATTGAGCTTATGTTGAGTAGTTCATGTGAGTCTTGTCACTATACTATGTAGcatgctagctgtctttgtgacacttgcaTTGTATCATGGGCAGTATCTGTTtgtatgttgggtggggcccattTATGGGTGAGGCTCATTATGTTGGGCGGGGGGcgatgtatgtatggtatgtggtatttttgggaactcactaagttttatgcttacagtttgtgTTAATATTTCAGGTTTTTCTTATATTGAAGGAAAGGCACGACTTGATTATATTGCACCCATTGGATATTTCTACACATAACAACTCTTATGTCgatactctgataaatgtttttgaATCTAATGGTTTTATTAGATCCTTGATGTTGTAATTTGAACGAATgcttttattttaaatgaaaattttggtttgaaatttgggatgttacaagttggtattagagccttgggtTAAGGGTTTTCGATACACTCTCGAgtatgtctaaactcaaactgaggaagtgataagatcttttaaaagaaaactaTTTCCTAAGAAGATTTCTATAAAGGAAAGGGGATGTGAATCATGCAATCAGTTgggctcaagtaagtgattcctaaAATACACATACAAGTTGATATGTTATATTTGTTGTGGTATAATATTCATACTAAAAGTTAGAATAAGGATCTGATCAGGGCTGTATGCTAGAATGTCTGGTTAGGAGAGATGTCTTTGTATGCCTAATTTGTGAAATGGTAGAATTGCTTGATAGTGAGTAGGCTAAGTATCCTCAAGAATTACATGTGAGGATTGCCTTATCTTTATGATGCCTTATTGCCAGTCAGTTTTTGTTGCTCGGATATTACTTTCTTTGTGCTATGTCAGGCCTATATTGATGTTAATTAACTGCTAAGAGAATATGTTTGGTTGCATGCGAAAATGATTAAATAATTTAGATTGCTTGATTCGGCTCTACtatgcaactcttgtttgagtccaaccattgtagggcgGGATCTTTTAGTCGAAAGATTGTTTAATCTctattgcatgtaattgtatttgtaAGATAGTTAATTGAAATTCGTAGAAGTTTCCTTTGTAGATGATAGTAAGGTGACGTAGGGTTCCTGCTGGATTAGGAATAGTGTTAGAATGTGCATATATAGGATAtggaaccctaagagagcctagGAAGTACCTTAGTACATTGTTTAGCATAAGAATCTAAGAGAATGGCCATAGAGAAGTGACTTAGACGTTCCAGAATAAttattgaggaaagtacgaataagtgtggaaggtagtattgagccCATACTACTAGAAACATaggattcgtactcgaatcaaggaaaacAAAGGGGGTTCTAAGGAGCCAGTTGAGGGTAGATAGCATGGTTTGGCACCATGATTCATTGTAGTGTTCCCATATTTATCGATATTTCAGTTATGGTTGTCCAGGATGAAAATGAGTCTGGGATTTTTCGGGCCTTAGTGGCAATGGCAGTTGGATATGAAGGGTATATAATTGTATGAGTTATTTGATCTTAATTTGTCGAATACCTTGTTCAAAGTAGTGCCAATTTGAGTGGCGGGACTCATATAGGAGGCGAATGTGATGATCAACTCGAGGGTTGTACCCTAAGGATGGATGATCGGTCTATGGATTGGGATGTTATTTACTACGATGGGGTTATGTTCTTCCACCCTCCCGCATTGAGGGGGAAGGGATCGAATGTGTGTCAGTCAGTAGATATAAGAAAGGGAGGGTGTTCTCCGCATCATTTTCTGCCACATGGGGGTATCGTTAGATTCCTGGTGAAACGTTTCCATTTTTCAGCAAGGGAATGTCTGAGGCTCAACTCTTCTTTTGGTTCGGTggcctaggtgaagaccatgtcgCGATTCAAATATGTGGCATAGGTTTGAGAAGATCTGGCATATCCAAGGAGTATTGATATGTTCTGATTCGGAAATGAGAGTTCTATTGGTATGTTGAGTCTATCGGAGCTATTATTTGTGTGTTTGTAAGGGATTCTTGAAGCTTCATAGGATGATGAGGTTGTGGATAAATTATTCTAATGAAAGTTTCGGTTGCACAAATTTCAGTTCGTAAGGTGCCTCGTCAATCAATGGTATTATAATCGATTTATCTAAGATTGAGGCAACGATGCTAGAAGAGTttttgaggtctccatctgaggtTCGGGGTTTCTTCATGGTTGTTTTCTCATTATCCGCATGAATTGTCATATGTTATGTTGCATTCTAAGAGTCAAAGGCTGTATGTATCTAGTTAAGTCAGTGTGAGGCTATGGCGTGGTAGGCATCAGTTGATGATGGTTCGaatcctaagtgggggagaactaggaaTTTTTCTTATAGAATCATCAACCGGTTCACCTTTATGGTTTCAGCTCAATGGGTCCGAGGGATCTGTGGTGCAAGTATGCTAGATTTTGGGTACGGGTTTATTACAACATAAGAAAATGAAGGTGGGCTATCATCAAAGTTCTCAAAGTTAAGGAGTTTCTTATAACATAAACAAACCGACCTCACCCTCAACCGGGGGCTATACTAGTCCAATCACCAATACGGCTCTAACTTCCTTTCCACCTTAACATGGAGTGAAAAACAATAATAACGAACCCACCTCAGCCTGTATGATGGTTGTAATCCCCTTACAACCTTATAACAATTAATGTGAAGGTCTAACTCACCTTATAGAATGACATGAGCCAATTCGTAGACTTACCACACTTCCATATCAGTCTATCAATCTAGTAAATGCTATGGTTACCCCATaaacttacaacacttccataactgcctactaacctagtgaatgttacAGCTACCccacaatcttacaacacttccacaactacctacaaacctagtgaattatacggctaccccgtagtcccacaacacttccacaactatTATAGGCTCAACCCATGGTCTTGCAAACTACCCACAAgaatacttaaaaaaaaaagatcattACAATTCGAATCCTCCGTCCTGCTAAACCCTAATTAGCTGTTTGGTtcatgcttcgaaccccaaagcctttatcaaacaagaacaggcaaAGAGGTTTTAACACAACCCTCAAGCTGAACCTGGCCACGAATCTAACATGCGCCCTTATCGCTGCTTCATGTCCTCAAAGAGATAAATCTAAATCTTTAACTTTTTCTTCCCTGATTACACTGACCACTGACATTATCCCTTCCATAATCATTGACTCGTGCCCTAACCTAACTGTCTACTCACCCACCCTTGGTTATGATGTTCCAAGTTGAACCACACTTGGAAATATATCCATTATTCACAGACGAGTCTCAACCACTTGGAATATGC of the Lactuca sativa cultivar Salinas chromosome 6, Lsat_Salinas_v11, whole genome shotgun sequence genome contains:
- the LOC111887498 gene encoding cation/calcium exchanger 1, with the protein product MVMSSFFKLTLILIITSTPTSYGETAITTATCTAIHQQNSPISKCNYVKTNTGCIPKGYINYLQIFYCNFSQFPQLGFIFLLLWLVVLFYILSNTASEYFCPAVEHLSKTLNLSPAIAGTTLLPLGNGSTDVFSSIIAFTTSTDGGDIGLNSILGGAIFVSTVVVGVLSLLITYRRRIVIVDKPNFIRDVVFLLFTLSNLLIIIIIGKITFWSSLFFVSTYIIYILLVSYMHFNTMKKHKTVIDVADEDDQIQSTRVPLLGSVVDEENVIHPSEKPVHFEEQVVPDDPKRWIVTFFYVINMPIYIPRRLTIPVITKEKWSKPFLVMSVALAPLMVALIWNTQYGKLGLKSSMVIYFVVGSIGIALGTCTFAFTSSTAPPQKCLVLWYALGFLMSVTWTYLTADELVSLLESLGNIIGMSPSIIGLTILAWGNSIGDLTSNVAMAVYGGAHGTQIAMSGCYAGPLFNVLIGLGFSFVFVSWSNYPASYVIPEDPNLCETIGFLIVGLLWALVILPKRDMRLDYTLGGGLLVIYFCFLFIKLARALGLLGASCSNLID